A single Parabacteroides timonensis DNA region contains:
- a CDS encoding PAS domain-containing sensor histidine kinase, whose translation MGILIVINFIILMLTSDMAICIPVFLVLSIIIVLLISKNQKLIRENKTYKTDTHSFSLDILDNLPFPVFVKNIDDDYKYAYWNKEAEVQSGIRREEVLGQSDMELYGPERGMKYRRIDEELVSKGQNYRAEEDYVTTDGVLHNTIVNKSIISHEGNRWLLIVRWEITQMKEYEKKLLQAKEELENAAKTQNMVLNSINFGLIYTDKDYKVQWESTANLKELAKGRRYTPGKVCYETVMGRKEPCPRCALSEAMTKKEPVRHEFSEGDTTVEISAIPIFDDTETNVLGGLMKIEDISDKKRIEHLMYEVKKADEANRLKSAFLANMSHEIRTPLNAIVGFSSLLTETDDPSEKEEFIHIISMNNDLLLQLINDIIDMAKIESGSLDFTYDQVDINELMEDICHQIKLKNTSDAILISFDQKLPQCVINTDRSRLTQVIINFLTNALKFTEKGSILFGYTMDESAAEIRFYVKDTGIGIPEDKKDQIFDRFVKLNTFAQGTGLGLPICAMIAEKFGGSIGVESCVGEGSLFWLKIPVQKP comes from the coding sequence ATGGGAATACTCATCGTGATAAACTTTATAATCTTGATGCTAACCTCGGATATGGCCATCTGTATCCCGGTGTTTCTGGTTTTATCAATTATAATAGTCTTACTAATATCTAAAAATCAAAAACTCATTCGTGAAAATAAGACTTATAAAACCGACACACATTCTTTTAGTCTGGATATTTTAGATAATCTTCCTTTCCCTGTTTTTGTAAAGAATATAGACGACGATTATAAATATGCCTACTGGAATAAAGAGGCTGAAGTACAATCGGGTATCAGGCGGGAAGAGGTGTTGGGACAATCGGACATGGAACTTTATGGTCCCGAACGAGGTATGAAATATCGCCGGATAGATGAAGAACTGGTAAGTAAAGGACAGAATTACCGGGCTGAAGAGGACTATGTAACTACTGATGGTGTATTACATAATACAATAGTTAATAAATCGATCATCTCTCACGAAGGGAACCGTTGGCTTCTGATTGTTCGCTGGGAGATTACACAAATGAAGGAATATGAAAAAAAACTCCTTCAGGCAAAAGAAGAATTGGAAAATGCGGCTAAAACCCAGAATATGGTACTTAACAGTATCAACTTCGGCCTGATCTATACAGATAAAGATTATAAAGTACAATGGGAATCTACTGCTAACCTGAAAGAACTGGCCAAAGGTCGCAGATACACTCCCGGAAAAGTCTGTTATGAAACTGTTATGGGGAGAAAAGAGCCATGCCCCCGTTGCGCCTTGAGTGAGGCCATGACTAAGAAAGAACCGGTACGCCATGAATTTTCAGAGGGAGACACTACGGTTGAAATCAGTGCTATTCCGATATTTGACGATACCGAAACCAATGTCTTGGGAGGATTGATGAAAATCGAAGATATTTCTGATAAAAAGAGGATTGAACACCTGATGTATGAGGTTAAAAAAGCAGACGAAGCCAATCGCCTGAAATCCGCTTTTCTGGCCAATATGAGTCATGAGATCCGTACTCCGTTAAATGCAATAGTTGGTTTTTCTAGCTTATTGACAGAAACAGATGATCCTTCGGAAAAAGAAGAATTCATCCATATCATATCGATGAATAATGATCTTTTGCTTCAACTGATTAATGATATTATCGATATGGCAAAAATAGAATCAGGCTCACTGGACTTCACATACGATCAAGTGGATATAAATGAATTGATGGAAGATATCTGCCATCAGATAAAGCTGAAAAACACATCGGATGCAATCCTTATATCTTTCGACCAAAAGTTACCCCAATGTGTGATCAATACAGACCGAAGCCGTCTGACGCAGGTAATAATCAATTTCCTTACCAATGCTTTAAAATTCACAGAGAAAGGCTCTATTCTATTCGGATACACGATGGATGAATCCGCCGCTGAGATTCGCTTTTATGTAAAAGATACCGGAATAGGCATACCGGAAGATAAGAAAGACCAGATCTTCGATCGTTTCGTAAAGTTGAATACCTTCGCACAAGGTACAGGCCTCGGACTTCCTATTTGCGCAATGATTGCAGAGAAATTCGGAGGAAGTATAGGCGTAGAATCCTGTGTAGGAGAAGGTTCCTTGTTCTGGTTGAAAATTCCTGTGCAGAAACCTTAA
- a CDS encoding DUF5686 and carboxypeptidase-like regulatory domain-containing protein: protein MGKKIVFILTFVMIALASKGQNTIINGVVTDSITGESLPYVSVILKGTTIGATTDDDGKFTLTTSSNARTLSISYLGYEEKEFKVAVGKKNYFKVALAPSSIALNEVIVKPKKEKYSKKENPAVTFVKNVIDSRESNNPRNHDYFSYSQYEKMVFAMNDYHPKPKKENGKGGKFDFLVDYIDTLDVGKTILPVSEKEKVEGVFYRKDPKSEKRVVLGAKAAGVDEIFSRDGMQQFLGEVFREVDIFKNDIPLFLQRFVSPLSTMGPNFYKYYLLDTVQVNGKQCVDLGFVPFVSEGFGFTGHLFVTLDSTFFVQKAILNVPKNINLNFVSGMTIEQTFQRTEDGTRIITKDDINVDFKLTEKSKGMYARRLNIYSDHSFLPPENQDIFKESAPIITLQDAYKQPDDFWDLNRPEEAGARKQNTVEKLMAKLRSVPIFYVTEKIITILTSGYIGTSTDPVKNKFEFGPANTFISGNAIEGARFRVGGTTTTAFSKRLFLEGYAAYGTTDRKLKYDGLIEYSFNDKKEYRKEFPVNSIRLQYTYDINQLGQQYMYTNKDNIFLAWKRQRDTRATYLRNAELAYYREHYNGIAYGVTFRNKKEIATDYAVFDRIEADGHISPIKSYSMTEMEFKFRFAPNEKFYQTRNYRYPITFDAPILTLNHITARKGVLGADYTYNRTDIGIQKRFWFSAFGYVDIIGKAGKVWDKVPYPLLILPNANLSYTIQPESYTNMNAMEFISDEYASWDVTYFMNGLILNRLPLIKKLKWREVLSFRGMWGNLTDKNNPYYGGKDLYLFPEGSYTLGNTPYMEAGVGIENIFKFLRLDYVWRLTYRDNPGIQTKGIRFSMKLSF from the coding sequence ATGGGGAAGAAGATTGTTTTTATTCTGACATTTGTAATGATAGCATTAGCTTCAAAGGGTCAGAACACTATAATAAATGGAGTTGTAACGGACTCAATAACTGGAGAATCGTTACCGTATGTTTCAGTTATACTTAAAGGTACAACGATAGGGGCGACAACTGATGATGATGGTAAGTTTACATTAACGACATCGTCTAATGCCCGTACTTTATCGATATCCTATCTGGGATATGAAGAAAAAGAGTTTAAAGTAGCTGTTGGGAAGAAGAATTACTTCAAGGTGGCTCTGGCTCCTTCCAGTATCGCTCTTAACGAAGTTATCGTCAAACCGAAAAAGGAGAAATACAGCAAGAAAGAAAATCCTGCTGTTACTTTCGTGAAAAATGTTATCGATTCACGGGAAAGTAATAATCCGCGTAATCATGATTACTTCAGCTACAGCCAGTATGAAAAGATGGTGTTTGCCATGAACGATTACCACCCGAAGCCCAAAAAGGAAAACGGGAAAGGTGGTAAGTTTGACTTTTTGGTTGATTACATCGACACATTGGATGTCGGTAAAACAATCCTTCCTGTATCGGAAAAGGAGAAAGTGGAAGGTGTCTTTTATCGTAAAGATCCTAAATCAGAAAAGCGGGTTGTACTGGGAGCAAAGGCTGCCGGGGTGGACGAGATTTTCTCCCGTGATGGTATGCAGCAATTCCTCGGCGAAGTATTTCGTGAAGTGGATATCTTCAAAAACGACATACCTCTTTTCCTTCAACGTTTCGTGAGTCCGCTTTCTACAATGGGGCCGAACTTCTACAAATATTATTTGCTGGATACTGTTCAGGTAAACGGAAAGCAATGTGTCGACCTCGGCTTTGTACCGTTTGTTTCGGAAGGTTTCGGTTTTACCGGCCACCTCTTCGTTACACTCGACTCCACTTTCTTTGTTCAGAAGGCAATCCTGAATGTTCCAAAGAATATTAACCTGAACTTTGTCAGTGGAATGACCATCGAACAGACATTCCAACGGACAGAAGACGGCACACGTATTATTACCAAAGACGACATAAATGTAGACTTCAAACTGACGGAGAAATCAAAAGGTATGTATGCCCGCAGATTGAACATATATAGCGATCATTCATTCCTGCCTCCCGAAAATCAGGATATATTCAAAGAAAGTGCACCGATAATCACTTTGCAGGATGCTTACAAGCAACCGGATGACTTCTGGGATCTGAATCGCCCGGAAGAAGCAGGAGCACGTAAACAAAACACCGTTGAAAAGTTGATGGCGAAGTTACGTTCGGTTCCCATCTTTTATGTAACTGAAAAGATCATAACCATTCTGACATCAGGATACATTGGAACTAGCACTGATCCTGTAAAGAATAAGTTTGAATTTGGACCTGCCAATACCTTTATCAGTGGTAACGCCATTGAAGGAGCTCGTTTCCGTGTAGGAGGAACTACCACTACCGCATTCAGCAAACGTCTTTTCCTTGAAGGATATGCTGCATACGGAACTACGGACAGAAAACTGAAATATGACGGATTAATTGAATATTCCTTTAATGATAAAAAGGAATACCGTAAGGAGTTCCCGGTTAACTCAATCCGGTTACAGTATACTTATGATATCAATCAGTTGGGACAACAATATATGTATACTAACAAGGATAATATTTTCCTTGCCTGGAAACGACAGAGAGATACCCGTGCTACTTATCTGAGAAATGCGGAACTGGCTTATTACCGGGAACATTATAATGGTATCGCTTATGGTGTGACCTTTCGTAACAAAAAAGAAATCGCAACAGATTATGCTGTTTTTGACAGAATCGAGGCCGATGGTCATATCTCTCCAATCAAGTCCTATTCGATGACAGAGATGGAGTTTAAATTCCGCTTTGCCCCGAACGAGAAGTTCTATCAGACACGTAACTATCGATATCCGATCACTTTCGATGCCCCGATACTTACATTAAATCATATTACTGCCAGAAAAGGTGTGTTGGGAGCTGATTATACATACAATCGTACAGACATCGGCATTCAGAAACGTTTCTGGTTTTCCGCTTTCGGATATGTAGACATTATCGGTAAAGCAGGTAAGGTGTGGGATAAAGTACCTTATCCATTGCTGATTTTACCGAATGCCAACTTGTCTTATACCATTCAGCCGGAATCATATACCAATATGAATGCGATGGAGTTTATCAGTGATGAATACGCTTCATGGGATGTAACCTATTTTATGAACGGGCTTATCTTAAACCGCCTCCCATTAATCAAAAAGTTGAAATGGAGAGAAGTGCTATCATTCCGTGGAATGTGGGGGAACCTGACAGATAAAAACAATCCTTATTACGGTGGCAAAGATCTGTATCTGTTCCCAGAAGGTTCATATACTTTAGGTAATACTCCATATATGGAAGCCGGAGTTGGTATTGAAAATATCTTTAAGTTCCTTCGTCTTGATTATGTATGGCGTTTGACTTATCGCGATAATCCGGGTATACAGACAAAAGGTATTCGCTTCTCAATGAAACTATCATTCTAA
- a CDS encoding BamA/TamA family outer membrane protein produces MFKHVIVFAGVILSVSALAGKAQNITPSDTVSKEVVIIDGEQLNDKQLKRYYKQLRKDSIRAQKKIWWSVLGGPSYTPEASLGVGGAVLASFRLNKNDTISQRSFLPAGINLSLNGTIVVAGAGTFFFNQNKFRIYASYGYRNEPAHYYGKGYETIDHVDRSDSTTRYHRSYFQLYPRFVWEVRPHFYLGGLFDINYTKASDINPVMEKDPYFNEFKLKYLNVGIGGLIQYDTRNDVATPTKGVLLSGNIKAFGKYLGGAYNYEILELEYRHFVNVFRPRSTLAWIAKSQIGMGDVPYSELPSFGSPFDLRGYYWGKYRDKSMAYGILEYRHMFGSPAKYSSGNFWAKCGFVAWMGTGTIGNTPFDWNKWKLNFGAGLRVQMQPGKNFRLDIGKEPGLDGVQVYMNMTEAF; encoded by the coding sequence ATGTTTAAACATGTAATAGTTTTCGCAGGAGTGATCCTGTCTGTTTCTGCTTTGGCCGGAAAGGCACAGAATATAACGCCATCCGATACTGTCTCTAAAGAGGTTGTTATTATTGATGGAGAGCAACTAAACGATAAACAGTTGAAGCGCTATTATAAACAGTTGCGCAAAGATTCCATTCGTGCACAGAAAAAAATATGGTGGTCCGTCCTGGGCGGTCCTTCTTATACCCCTGAAGCTTCTTTAGGCGTTGGCGGTGCTGTATTAGCTAGCTTCAGACTCAATAAAAACGATACGATTTCCCAACGATCTTTCTTACCTGCCGGTATAAACCTTTCTTTAAATGGAACAATCGTTGTTGCCGGTGCCGGTACTTTCTTTTTCAATCAGAATAAATTCCGTATTTATGCCAGCTATGGATACAGGAATGAGCCTGCCCATTATTATGGGAAAGGATACGAAACGATCGATCATGTGGATAGAAGTGACTCGACTACCCGTTATCACAGAAGTTATTTCCAACTCTATCCCCGTTTTGTCTGGGAAGTACGACCGCACTTTTACTTGGGAGGTTTGTTTGATATCAACTATACGAAAGCATCCGATATAAATCCGGTAATGGAAAAAGATCCTTATTTCAATGAGTTCAAATTGAAATATCTGAATGTAGGTATCGGAGGTTTAATTCAGTACGATACGAGGAACGATGTGGCAACCCCGACAAAGGGTGTATTGCTCAGTGGAAATATTAAAGCATTCGGGAAGTATCTTGGAGGAGCATATAATTACGAGATACTGGAACTCGAATACCGTCACTTTGTAAATGTCTTTCGTCCCCGAAGTACCTTGGCGTGGATTGCTAAGAGTCAGATAGGTATGGGGGATGTCCCCTACTCCGAATTACCTTCCTTCGGTTCACCATTCGACCTGCGTGGATACTATTGGGGTAAATACAGAGATAAATCGATGGCCTATGGTATCCTCGAATATCGGCATATGTTCGGTTCTCCGGCAAAATACAGTAGCGGTAACTTTTGGGCGAAATGTGGTTTTGTAGCCTGGATGGGGACCGGAACAATTGGAAATACCCCTTTTGACTGGAATAAGTGGAAACTGAATTTCGGTGCCGGATTACGTGTTCAGATGCAGCCAGGTAAAAACTTCAGACTGGATATCGGAAAAGAACCTGGTCTGGATGGAGTTCAGGTTTATATGAATATGACGGAAGCATTTTGA